A region of the Desulfovibrio sp. Huiquan2017 genome:
TGAAGTGCTCTCCATTGATGCCGACGTGGCCGTCTGCCGCGTGGACCAAGGGCAGACCACGGTCAAAGCGTCTCTGATGCTTCTGCCCGCTCTGCCCGAAATCGGTGAATTCCTGATCATCCATGCCGGGT
Encoded here:
- a CDS encoding HypC/HybG/HupF family hydrogenase formation chaperone, translating into MCLAVPAEVLSIDADVAVCRVDQGQTTVKASLMLLPALPEIGEFLIIHAGFALRILDREEAEESLRMLNEAVGCRLATGSEV